The DNA sequence CATGGTGGACCCGCCGTCGCCTGAGGATACCTTCGCCATTCTCAAGGGGCTGCGCGAAAAATACGAAGAGCACCACGGCGTCCGCTATCCCGACGAAGCCCTTGATCTGGCCGTTCAACTTGCCGACCGCTACATCACTGACCGCTTCTTGCCGGATAAAGCCATTGACGTGATGGACGAGACCGGCTCGTGCGTGCGCATCTCGCACATCGTGATTCCCGAGAAGGTGGTTGAGATCGAGCGCGAGATCGAGGCCGTCCGCCGCGAGAAGGAAGATCTGGTCAAGCGGCAGGAGTACGAAAAGGCCGCCATGCTCCGCGACAAGAAGATGAAGCTGGAGCAATTGCTCAAGGACGAGAAGGAGCATTGGGAGAAGTCGGAATCGCGGCCGGCCATTCTGGTTTCGGAGGACGACATCGCTCAGACCGTATCGCGGATGACCGGTATTCCCGTTCAGCGCGTGGCGACCGGCGAAGGCGAGCGGCTGCTGCGCATCCGCGAGGAACTCTCGGGTCGCATTATCGGTCAGGACGCGGCGCTCGACGTCATCGCCCGCAGCCTGCGCCGGGCCCGCAGCGGTCTCAAGAATCCGCTCCGTCCCATCGGCAGTTTCATGTTCCTCGGTCCGACCGGCGTGGGCAAGACCGAGCTGGCGATTGCGCTGGCCGAATATCTGTTCAACGATCCCGCCGCGCTCATTCGCATAGACATGAGCGAATACATGGAGAAGTTCAACGTCTCGCGGCTGATCGGATCGCCGCCCGGATACGTGGGCTATGACGAGGGCGGGCAGCTTACCGAGCGCGTCCGCCGCAAGCCGTACAGCGTGGTGTTGTTCGACGAGATCGAAAAGGCCCATCCCGACGTGTTCAACATTCTCCTGCAGGTGCTCGACGCGGGCGAACTCACCGACGGCACGGGTCAGAAGGTGGACTTCAAAAACACCATTCTGATCATGACCTCGAATCTCGGCACGCGCGAGGCATCCAAGAGCATGGAGTTCGGTTTCAGCGGGCCGGCGAC is a window from the bacterium genome containing:
- a CDS encoding ATP-dependent Clp protease ATP-binding subunit, translated to MVDPPSPEDTFAILKGLREKYEEHHGVRYPDEALDLAVQLADRYITDRFLPDKAIDVMDETGSCVRISHIVIPEKVVEIEREIEAVRREKEDLVKRQEYEKAAMLRDKKMKLEQLLKDEKEHWEKSESRPAILVSEDDIAQTVSRMTGIPVQRVATGEGERLLRIREELSGRIIGQDAALDVIARSLRRARSGLKNPLRPIGSFMFLGPTGVGKTELAIALAEYLFNDPAALIRIDMSEYMEKFNVSRLIGSPPGYVGYDEGGQLTERVRRKPYSVVLFDEIEKAHPDVFNILLQVLDAGELTDGTGQKVDFKNTILIMTSNLGTREASKSMEFGFSGPATVNYDKLQGKMLEEVKNMFRPEFLNRLDEIVVFKMLERDSIDKILSIYVGEINKRLTERHLKITLGQKARDLLIDKGYKPEIGARLLRRTVERMIEDPLSEELLKDRFSEGSTVQVGVKDEQLTFREQREKVPEGATDND